From Nitrospinota bacterium:
NNNNNNNNNNNNNNNNNNNNNNNNNNNNNNNNNNNNNNNNNNNNNNNNNNNNNNNNNNNNNNNNNNNNNNNNNNNNNNNNNAATATTCTCTGGGGCGACCAGCTATTGACTATTTTTGCGCGCGATATTTTATCGCGAAACCCTGGCGCCACCATTGTCGGAGAGGTCAAATGTTCCCAGAACCTGTATCAGGATATTGAAAAGCACGGCGGGGTCCCTGTCATGGCTCCGGCAGGTCATTCGCTGATTAAAAAGAAAATGAAGGAAACAAATGCTCTCCTTGCAGGGGAAATGAGCGGTCACGTTTGTTTCTCAGACAATTATTTCGGATTTGATGACGCGATTTTTGCCGCTGGAAGAATTTTACAGATTATCGCTCAATCCAGCATGAAAGTGTCTGAGATGCTGGCCGATCTGCCTGAAACCGCATACACACCAGAAATTCGTATCGACTGTCCCGATGACAAAAAATTCGAAATTGTCCGGGAACTGACAGAGTCTTTCAGGAGGCAATATGAAGTTGTCGACATTGATGGTGTGCGAATAAACTTTGGCGATGGATGGGCCTTGATCCGGGCTTCTAACACACAACCGGTTCTGGTACTAAGGTTTGAAGCAAAAACCAGGGATCGCCTTGACGAGCTGGTCGGTATAATTAAAGAACAAATGGATAAATACAAACCCCTTGTCCAATTCAATTACTAGCCAGCGGCGACTGAGCGTAAACAACAATAATTATGATAAAAAAATATCTTCATACCCGCTTCCGTGTCTCGGACATGGAGCAATCTATTAAATTTTACCGGGATGTCCTGGGCATGGAACTTATCGAACAAAAAACCTCACCACGTGGTTCGAAGCTTGTTTTCTTGCGTTTTCCCGCGACAGACTGTGAGCTGGAGTTATGTTCTTTCCCCGAGTCGGGGAAGGTTGAAGTTCCCGAAGACCTGGTCCACCTGGCCTTTGAAGTCGAAAACCTGGATAACTGCATCTTCAAGTTGGAGCATGCCAGAATCCCAATCACCGAAGGGCCGATAGAAACCTCAAACGGCACTCGTTTCATTTTTACCGAAGATCCAGATAAATACGAAATCGAATTGATGCAGTGCCCCCGTTAGCCAGCCCGCTGGCCAGCGTAACGCTGGACCCAAATTTGGTGAGCAATCTTCACATCTGCCAATGAGCTTTTGCTATCTGCCTCCCTCGACAGAGGGCTAGTGGACTATCATTCCTGCGTAACCGACTACCTTGTCCATATCGCCGCTGACTTCGCCTGACGTCATGTATTTGACCAGTTCAGCCTCTTTGGCACCCAGTCTTTCTGCGCACATCAGCATGACCGTTACAGGATTGATCCCACACATTGTAATCATTTCAGATTGTACCGTTTGAAATAAACCCACCGGGTCAAAATTTGTAACACAATTGATAGCCATGCGGTCTTTAACAACTGCCTCATCGTGTGATTCATAGTGAGTCATGTCTGAGCTGGCCACAAGAAGAACAGGCTTACCCAATCTTTTGACGGCACGAACAATGCCTTCGCTGAGTTCTTTACAGGAGGAAATTTTCACACGCCTTAGGCATATCGGGACAATCTGAAAATCCTTTTTAAAATATTGCAGAAAAGGTAGCTGGGTCTCAAGGGAATGTTCGAACAGGTGAGCCGAATCATCTTTTTTCGCAATGATCGTTTCTTCACAAATCGCGTTAGCCAGTTCCCGGTCAATAGCGATATCACCCATTGGCATGGACCAGACACCTTCCGGCATGACCGCAACCGTCTCACCCCTGCCTGTATGGTTGGGTCCTATCAAGATAACCGTATCCGGAATTTCAATCCGGGAATACACGGCTCCCGCCACATCCCCTGAGTACATGAATCCGGCATGAGGCGAGACAATGCCAAGAGCCTCACTCTTCTTTCCATCCCGTTCAATATGTGTTTCCACCTCACGGATCAACGCATCACGCTGAGCGGGATAAAATCTTCCAGCAACTGCTGGCTGACGTATTTTCTTTTTCGCCTGACCCCAGATTGTCATCGACGGATCTCTCCGGTCATGGGCACGAACACCACACCAGCAATGGAACTCTTTTTCAGTTTTCCATCGTCCTGTTTGGTCAATACCATCAAATCCTGCGCAGATCCTGTTTTCCCCAGTGGAAGAACCATCCTGCCTCCTACCTTTAGCTGGTCAATCAAGGGTCGGGGTATTTTTGGCGTAGCCGCAGTAATGAGAATCGCGTCAAAAGGAGATTTTTCCTCCCATCCCCTATACCCATCACCATGACGAACCGTCACATTGTTATAACCCAGTTCGTGCAGTTTGCTTTTAGCAGCGTTCGCCAATGGCGCAATAATTTCGATGGTATAAACTTCCTTGACGATTTCCGCTAAAACCGCCGCCTGGTAAGCGGAGCCAGTGCCAATTTCCAAAACACGGTCATCGGATTCCAGCATCGCGCTCTGGGTCATCAACGCGACAATATATGGCTGAGAAATAGTCTGGTTTTCTTTTATTGGGAGTGCAAAATCGGAATATGCCTTATTGATAAATTCAGGCTCAACAAATAAGTGGCGGGGTACGTTTAACAGGGCCTGCAAAACATGGGCATCGTGAATGCCTCTACGTTTGATCTGATCTTCGACCATCTCTTTTCTGGCCGACTCAAAATCACCAGAGGAAACGATCTTGGGCATGAAGAAAGCCGAACAGAAAGCAGTGACCAGATAAGGAAAAAACGCCTTATAAAATGAGCCCGTTTTTCTTGAGCCATTCCCTGGAGTCAAACTTTTTGTTGGCAAACTCCTGAAATTCGATTTCTTTTTTGGAAAGTTCCTGTCCATCGATGAACTGCGGCGTTTGCGAAGGTTTCTTGCTCCTGCGCTTCTTGGGGGCGGGCCGCTCCTCAGTGAGTTCCTCTTCAACTTCCAATTCCAGCGAATCGGTCAACACTTCCATCTTGAGGACCAATACCATAAAACTCTTGGGACAAATATTTTCATCTTTTTGAATTTCAGCAACAATCTTTTTAACCTTGGGTGATGTCATGACGGCTTCGGTGATAGCCTTGGACAATTTTTCAAAACTTCGTTCTGATCCATCGGAGTCGCTCATAATATCCCCTTTCAATTACCCGGTAAAAAAGTCGACCAAACAAAAATCATATCCGTACGCTCACCTTAAACTTCTCATACCTCCTTGTCAACCCACTACTTGGGATGTATTGATCAAAGGTCGTTCGGAGTTACCTTAATTTTGAGACAGGTCTTTTCAATATAAAGGCACAGAGGAGTCGATTTTCTCAGACCACTCACTGATACCCCCACGCATGCTCTTCAGGTTGCTGAAACCCATTTCTTCCAAAGCTTTAAGCGCTTTCATCGATCGCACCCCGGCTTTGCAATGAAGCACAATCTCGTCATTCGGGTTCAATCCGTTCAAAAGAGAAGTATCTCTGGCTTCTATATCGCCGAGCGGAATCAAAGTTGCTCCCTCAATTTTGCAGATATCGTATTCGGAAGGCTCACGCACATCAATCAGCTTGAATGTATGCTTTGAGTCCAGCATTTGTTTGACCTGCTCCACACCAATTTCCATTTCGGCATCGGAAGCCGACTCTTCAACAGGCAGGATTCCACAAAACTGTTCATAGTCGATCAATTCGGTGATGGTCGGGTTATCACCACATATCGGGCAAGATGGATCTTTGCGTAATTTCATTTCCCTGAATTTCATGGATAACGCATCAAACAGTAAAAGTCGGCCCACCAGCGGATCGCCTGCACCCAATATCAGTTTAACCACCTCGTTTGCCTGAATCAGGCCGACAATGCCCGGCAGAATTCCTATTACACCTCCCTCGGCACAACTGGGAACAAGCCCTGGTGGGGGTGGCGATGGATACAAGCAACGGTAACACGGCCCAACGCGGGAATCGAACACGGAGGCCTGACCTTCAAAACGCAATATACATCCGTATATATAAGGCTTCTTCAGCAACACACAGGCATCACTGGCCAAATAACGGGTGGGGAAATTATCCGTTCCATCGACAATAATGTCGTAGTCAGCAAAAATTTCCATCACATTTTCTGAAGATAAGCGCGTATTGTAAGTGGTGACATTTATGCTGGAATTCAAATCGGCAATACGGTCCTTCGCCGAATCCACTTTCAACTTTCCAACTGTTGATTCACCATGCGCTACTTGCCTTTGCAGGTTACTGAGATCCACCACATCAAAATCTATCAAACCAAGGTGTCCTACACCCGCCGCGGCAAGATACAATGCCAATGGAGAACCCAGGCCGCCAGTACCTATCAAAAGCACCCTGGCGTTACAGATTTTCTCCTGCCCCTCAACCCCCACTTCCGGCAAAAGTAAATGCCGGCTATAACGGTTGATTTGATCCTGTGTTAAAGCCATAACAAACCATCCTTTAATAAACGATCACTGTTTTCCTAAGTATAGATTAGATTCAATTTTACCAGAAAAGATTCTTCAATCAACCGGCCCGTTGACGTGGAAGGCAATTGGGCAATTACCAGTACAGTCGAAATATTTTTTATTCACCAGAAAAAGTCAGGTCCTGTGCTTCCGACCCTAGGAGGCTTTGAAAGCCGCCTCAAACCCTGCAATAGAACCCTCAATAACAGAATCCGGCAAACAGTAGGATATGCGGAAGTAACCTGGCAAACCAAACCCTCTCCCCGGAACCACCAACACTTTTTGCTCAGCCAGCTTTTTAACAAATTCCACCTCATCCTCTATTGGGGATTTCGGGAAAAAATAGAAGGCTCCTTGTGGTTTCACAACCTGATAACCGATCCGGACTAGTTGATTATATAGATAATCCCGTTTTCGACGATACTGTTCCACATCCACTGTCACTCCCTGCACCTGTTTCACAACACGTTGAATAAGCGCAGGGGCGTTAACAAATCCCAACACCCGGTTGCAGAAAATTAATCCCGCCATGAGTGACTCGACCGATTCGCATTCAGGATGCACCACCACAAAACCAATGCGCTCTCCAGGAAGGGCAATATCCTTGGAATGTGAAGTGATGTAAATACTGTTTGGATAAAACTCCATGATGTTCGGTACTTCCACTTCATCAAATGTGATTTTTTTATACGGGTCATCTGAGATCAGATAAACAGCCCTGCCAAGTTTTTCTGAATGCTTTTTTAAAATATTCGCCAACTCCTGCAACTCAGATCGTGAATAAACAACTCCGGTAGGATTATTAGGGGAGTTTATGATAACTGCCCTGGTCTTCTTGTTTAGAGCATTTTTTAATGCTTCAAAATCCAGTTGGAAATCTTCCAGCGTGGGAACAGCCACCGCTTTGCCACCATGATTGTCAGCGTAAAACAGGTATTCTACAAAATAAGGTGTGAATATGATGACTTCATCATCCGGGTCAAGCAGGGTTTTTAAGGTTATATTGAGTCCTCCCGCGGCGCCACATACCATGACCACATCATCAGCCGTAAGATCCACCTTGCATTCGGGAGTTAAAGATTTGGCAATCGCATCACGAACATCGGCGAATCCCGCGTTTGGCATATAGCGGTGGAGTCCCGGCGACTCGTCACTCGCGCAATCCATCAATGCTTTTCTTACCTCCCGGGGAGGTTCCATCACCGGGTTGCCCAGAGAAAGGTCGAACACATTGTCTTCTCCAAACTCCTTCTTTAGACGGATGCCTTCCTCAAACATTTTTCTAATCCAGGAAGACTTCTCCATGAACCCGGTAACTTTCTGCGATATTGCCATATTAAAACTCCAAGAGAAAAAAAACGCACGCTAAGCGTTGTTGCATTTTATACTGTGGATTTACTGGCCCATCCATACCATATTCCCCATACAGGTTCAACGTCCCCTGACCGGGAAAGTGCATGACAAGAGCTCATCAAGTCGAGGAAACTCTTTGAATGCCGGTTATAAATGTGGTTCATTGGCTAAGGAGATTCTTAACGTTTTATTGCAGTGAAACCGTATTTCTAATATGCTGTAACGCATGGTCAATCCCGTCATTCAGTTTATTGATGTCTTCAAGTCTTACCAGAGCGGATCGCAAAAGGTGAAGGCATTGGAAGAGGTAAACCTGAGCCTTGATACCGGCGACTTTGTCACCATCATGGGTCCCAGTGGAGGAGGGAAAACCACCCTGCTCAACCTTTTAGCCGGACTCGACCTTCCCGACCGGGGACAAATTATCCTCAACGGCCGCAACGTATCAGACTTTTCCGAACACGAACTCACTTTACTGAGGCGAAAAGAGATAGGTTTCGTATTCCAGTTCTTTAACCTCATGCCCACCCTCACGGTGATGGAAAATGTAGAACTGCCTCTATTACTGGCACATTCATCCAGAACAGATGGTCAACGTATCAAAACCCTGATTGATTATGTCGGACTCTGGCACCGGGCTGATTCTTTTCCGACTGAACTTTCGGGTGGAGAAATGCAAAGAGTTGCCATCGCCCGTGCTCTCGTGCACCAGCCCGTCATCCTGCTTGCCGATGAACCGACCGGCAACCTGGATTCTGAAAATGGGCAAAAAATAATCGAACTCATGAAAAAAGCCTCCACCGATTTTGAGACAACGGTGGTCATGGTCACCCACAATCCTCAGGTTGCGGCTATAGGAAACCGCCATTTCGAAATTCGCGATGGCAGACTGACTGATAAAACACCGTGAGCTTCCTTCTATATTTTAAAGACCTGTTCACCGCGCTGATCCTGCGACCTCTATTGAGAGATCCGTTTCGAACAACCATCACCATCCTTGGGGTGGCTGTTGGAGTCGCTGTGTTTCTCAGCATTCGCCTTGCCAACCAGCAAACCATGGTTTCTTTCACAGAAAGCATAGATATTGTTTTAGGAAGAGCGGATGCAGTCATCCGGGTTGAGGGAATGGCATTCGATGAATCCATCTTTGAAAAACTCCACAAACTACGTCAGGAAATAAAAGCTTATCCTGTGATTGAAGGATATGGAGTTGAATCCATCAGCGGTGAGGTGGTGGAAATAATAGGAACCGATCTTTTGCAGGACAGTGGTATCCGCGACTTTTCAATAAAAACGGTAGAAAAAGACCTGAAAGGTTTATTACCTCTCATATTGGATCCA
This genomic window contains:
- the moeB gene encoding molybdopterin-synthase adenylyltransferase MoeB, whose protein sequence is MALTQDQINRYSRHLLLPEVGVEGQEKICNARVLLIGTGGLGSPLALYLAAAGVGHLGLIDFDVVDLSNLQRQVAHGESTVGKLKVDSAKDRIADLNSSINVTTYNTRLSSENVMEIFADYDIIVDGTDNFPTRYLASDACVLLKKPYIYGCILRFEGQASVFDSRVGPCYRCLYPSPPPPGLVPSCAEGGVIGILPGIVGLIQANEVVKLILGAGDPLVGRLLLFDALSMKFREMKLRKDPSCPICGDNPTITELIDYEQFCGILPVEESASDAEMEIGVEQVKQMLDSKHTFKLIDVREPSEYDICKIEGATLIPLGDIEARDTSLLNGLNPNDEIVLHCKAGVRSMKALKALEEMGFSNLKSMRGGISEWSEKIDSSVPLY
- the amrB gene encoding AmmeMemoRadiSam system protein B is translated as MTIWGQAKKKIRQPAVAGRFYPAQRDALIREVETHIERDGKKSEALGIVSPHAGFMYSGDVAGAVYSRIEIPDTVILIGPNHTGRGETVAVMPEGVWSMPMGDIAIDRELANAICEETIIAKKDDSAHLFEHSLETQLPFLQYFKKDFQIVPICLRRVKISSCKELSEGIVRAVKRLGKPVLLVASSDMTHYESHDEAVVKDRMAINCVTNFDPVGLFQTVQSEMITMCGINPVTVMLMCAERLGAKEAELVKYMTSGEVSGDMDKVVGYAGMIVH
- a CDS encoding VOC family protein — its product is MIKKYLHTRFRVSDMEQSIKFYRDVLGMELIEQKTSPRGSKLVFLRFPATDCELELCSFPESGKVEVPEDLVHLAFEVENLDNCIFKLEHARIPITEGPIETSNGTRFIFTEDPDKYEIELMQCPR
- a CDS encoding protein-L-isoaspartate(D-aspartate) O-methyltransferase, producing MPKIVSSGDFESARKEMVEDQIKRRGIHDAHVLQALLNVPRHLFVEPEFINKAYSDFALPIKENQTISQPYIVALMTQSAMLESDDRVLEIGTGSAYQAAVLAEIVKEVYTIEIIAPLANAAKSKLHELGYNNVTVRHGDGYRGWEEKSPFDAILITAATPKIPRPLIDQLKVGGRMVLPLGKTGSAQDLMVLTKQDDGKLKKSSIAGVVFVPMTGEIRR
- a CDS encoding ABC transporter ATP-binding protein, producing the protein MVNPVIQFIDVFKSYQSGSQKVKALEEVNLSLDTGDFVTIMGPSGGGKTTLLNLLAGLDLPDRGQIILNGRNVSDFSEHELTLLRRKEIGFVFQFFNLMPTLTVMENVELPLLLAHSSRTDGQRIKTLIDYVGLWHRADSFPTELSGGEMQRVAIARALVHQPVILLADEPTGNLDSENGQKIIELMKKASTDFETTVVMVTHNPQVAAIGNRHFEIRDGRLTDKTP
- a CDS encoding pyridoxal phosphate-dependent aminotransferase codes for the protein MAISQKVTGFMEKSSWIRKMFEEGIRLKKEFGEDNVFDLSLGNPVMEPPREVRKALMDCASDESPGLHRYMPNAGFADVRDAIAKSLTPECKVDLTADDVVMVCGAAGGLNITLKTLLDPDDEVIIFTPYFVEYLFYADNHGGKAVAVPTLEDFQLDFEALKNALNKKTRAVIINSPNNPTGVVYSRSELQELANILKKHSEKLGRAVYLISDDPYKKITFDEVEVPNIMEFYPNSIYITSHSKDIALPGERIGFVVVHPECESVESLMAGLIFCNRVLGFVNAPALIQRVVKQVQGVTVDVEQYRRKRDYLYNQLVRIGYQVVKPQGAFYFFPKSPIEDEVEFVKKLAEQKVLVVPGRGFGLPGYFRISYCLPDSVIEGSIAGFEAAFKAS